In a single window of the Synechococcus sp. WH 8016 genome:
- the glmM gene encoding phosphoglucosamine mutase translates to MAEAATHPLGQLPKPSQISFGTDGLRGRVDTMLTPALALQVGYWCGRVLQAEGPVLIGMDSRSSGSMLVAALSAGLMASGRQVWTLGLCPTPAVPGLIRRYSAAGGLMVSASHNPPEDNGIKVFGATGSKLSPERQQAIEAGLCSGDGSGIALAASGVARHRPELLDDYRASLLSSVGPHRLDGVPIVLDLCWGSATACGAEVFSALGADLTVLHGDPDGTKINVNCGSTHLEPLRRAVIEKGAAMGFGFDGDADRMLAIDGQGRVVDGDHVLYLWGSVLQAKEQLPDQRLVATVMSNLGFERAWQARGGLLDRTPVGDQHVHAEMVRTGAALGGEQSGHILSSVNGLAGDGVLTALQLASLCHAQQLSLAEWVDQSFQAYPQKLVNVRVENRERRKGWEDCAPLYSLVQEAEASMAEDGRVLVRASGTEPLLRVMVEAADQAVVDHWTSRLAAAADQHLNAA, encoded by the coding sequence ATGGCTGAAGCTGCCACCCATCCTTTGGGGCAACTCCCGAAGCCATCGCAGATCAGCTTTGGGACGGACGGCTTGCGTGGTCGGGTCGACACCATGCTCACCCCGGCTTTGGCCCTTCAGGTGGGGTACTGGTGTGGACGGGTGCTTCAGGCAGAGGGACCTGTGCTGATTGGCATGGATTCGCGCAGCAGCGGCAGCATGTTGGTCGCCGCACTCAGCGCTGGCCTCATGGCATCTGGCCGACAGGTGTGGACCTTGGGACTATGCCCCACGCCGGCTGTGCCCGGTTTGATTCGCCGTTACTCAGCCGCCGGTGGCTTGATGGTTTCGGCGAGCCACAACCCTCCGGAAGACAACGGGATCAAGGTGTTTGGCGCCACTGGCAGCAAGTTGTCCCCTGAGCGTCAGCAGGCGATTGAAGCCGGTCTTTGTAGTGGAGACGGTTCTGGGATCGCGTTAGCGGCATCCGGAGTGGCCCGTCATCGCCCTGAACTTCTCGACGACTACCGCGCCAGCTTGTTGTCCAGCGTTGGGCCGCATCGACTCGATGGTGTTCCGATCGTGCTGGATCTCTGCTGGGGATCGGCAACAGCCTGTGGTGCAGAGGTGTTTTCTGCCCTCGGCGCCGATCTCACGGTGTTGCACGGTGATCCGGATGGCACCAAGATCAATGTGAATTGTGGTTCCACCCACCTGGAGCCTCTGCGCCGAGCGGTGATCGAAAAGGGGGCCGCCATGGGCTTTGGCTTTGATGGCGATGCCGATCGCATGTTGGCGATTGATGGCCAAGGACGTGTGGTGGATGGTGACCACGTCCTCTACCTCTGGGGGTCGGTCTTGCAGGCGAAGGAACAACTTCCGGATCAGCGCTTGGTGGCCACGGTGATGTCGAATTTGGGTTTTGAGCGGGCTTGGCAAGCGCGTGGTGGCCTGTTGGACCGGACACCGGTGGGAGACCAGCATGTGCATGCCGAGATGGTCCGTACGGGGGCAGCCCTCGGCGGCGAGCAATCAGGTCACATCCTGTCTTCCGTGAATGGGTTGGCCGGTGATGGTGTTTTGACCGCTCTGCAGCTGGCAAGCCTTTGCCATGCTCAACAGCTTTCTTTGGCCGAGTGGGTGGATCAGAGCTTTCAGGCCTATCCCCAGAAACTGGTGAATGTGCGCGTCGAGAATCGTGAGCGCCGAAAGGGTTGGGAGGACTGTGCTCCGCTCTATTCCTTGGTTCAAGAGGCGGAGGCTTCGATGGCGGAAGACGGTCGCGTCCTGGTGCGGGCGAGTGGGACAGAACCCCTGCTGCGCGTGATGGTTGAGGCTGCCGATCAAGCGGTGGTCGATCACTGGACCTCCCGCTTAGCTGCCGCAGCAGATCAGCATCTCAATGCTGCTTGA
- the trmB gene encoding tRNA (guanosine(46)-N7)-methyltransferase TrmB has translation MRQHVNPLSRFFQLPLELPAPQELFENPNLPIHLDIGCARGFFLLELAALQPERNHLGVEIRRPLVQAAQRDRDRKEQHNLHFLFCNANISLEAWMAALPPDQLQLVSIQFPDPWFKQRHRKRRVLQPALLLAIASALHPGRHLFLQSDVLAVIEPMVALVELSNGFARPKDDPQPWRTSNPLPVATERERYVQEQGQPTYRVLFERTDAALPALRDLEMAWQQVDNSKAAAPTPHG, from the coding sequence ATGCGCCAGCACGTCAATCCGCTCAGCCGCTTCTTTCAATTGCCGCTGGAACTACCGGCACCGCAGGAGCTGTTCGAGAATCCCAACCTGCCGATTCATCTCGATATTGGCTGCGCTCGAGGCTTCTTTTTGTTGGAGCTTGCGGCGCTGCAACCCGAGCGAAACCATCTCGGAGTGGAGATCCGCCGGCCCCTGGTGCAAGCCGCCCAACGCGATCGCGACCGTAAGGAGCAGCACAACCTGCATTTTTTATTTTGCAATGCCAATATCAGCCTCGAGGCTTGGATGGCAGCGCTGCCACCAGACCAGTTGCAGCTGGTAAGCATTCAGTTTCCAGATCCCTGGTTTAAACAGCGCCATCGCAAGCGCCGCGTGCTGCAGCCCGCCCTGTTGCTGGCCATCGCCTCAGCGCTCCATCCCGGGCGACACCTGTTTTTGCAAAGTGATGTGTTGGCTGTGATCGAACCGATGGTGGCCCTGGTGGAACTCTCCAACGGCTTTGCCCGCCCTAAAGACGATCCACAACCATGGCGAACGAGCAACCCACTGCCCGTGGCAACGGAACGGGAGCGCTACGTCCAGGAGCAAGGACAACCCACCTATCGCGTGCTGTTTGAGCGCACGGACGCCGCCCTTCCCGCCTTGAGAGATCTGGAGATGGCTTGGCAACAGGTTGATAATTCCAAAGCCGCTGCACCCACACCTCATGGATGA
- a CDS encoding BadF/BadG/BcrA/BcrD ATPase family protein: MRDALILAGFDAGQTHCRCKLSRWHNGHWQALGEGKGSGVSHLQASGGETRFLEAIRSSLQAANPSGWKIAAAAVGASGVEQGTALQDLARELLASGLELPKEHCIATGDERTALRGAFPSDAGIVLISGTGMIVVGRNDSGLEKRCGGWGWQLDGAGAAFDLGHQGLQLSLRMADGRLPDGPLRNQLWQVLGCRTAAEIKAFVVQPDYQPAQLAQLAPIVSAAAEAGHAEAAAIVERSGAALAEAVQAVASSLGLTRPVLCARGGALLNLAPLQQAVDASLRQRQLEAHWDDRSGDACDGALTLALESC; encoded by the coding sequence ATGAGGGATGCCCTGATTTTGGCTGGTTTCGATGCTGGCCAAACCCATTGCCGCTGCAAGCTGAGCCGATGGCACAACGGGCACTGGCAAGCCCTTGGAGAAGGCAAGGGCAGTGGCGTGAGCCACCTCCAGGCCAGCGGAGGCGAAACACGGTTCCTGGAGGCCATTCGCAGCAGCCTGCAGGCCGCCAATCCCAGCGGCTGGAAGATCGCCGCTGCTGCCGTTGGTGCCAGCGGCGTGGAGCAGGGCACAGCGCTTCAGGACCTTGCCAGAGAGCTCTTAGCCAGCGGTCTCGAGCTACCAAAAGAGCACTGCATCGCCACTGGCGACGAACGCACCGCCCTGCGGGGAGCCTTTCCAAGCGATGCCGGCATCGTGCTGATCAGCGGCACCGGAATGATCGTGGTTGGACGCAACGACAGCGGCCTTGAAAAGCGTTGTGGCGGATGGGGATGGCAACTGGATGGAGCAGGGGCTGCCTTTGATCTCGGCCATCAAGGGCTGCAGCTCAGCCTGCGCATGGCTGATGGCAGACTCCCGGACGGACCACTGCGCAACCAGTTGTGGCAAGTGCTGGGGTGCCGCACAGCGGCAGAGATCAAGGCCTTCGTTGTGCAGCCCGATTACCAACCAGCCCAGCTGGCCCAATTGGCCCCGATCGTCTCCGCCGCCGCAGAGGCGGGCCATGCGGAGGCCGCGGCCATTGTCGAGCGCTCCGGCGCTGCGCTTGCCGAAGCCGTTCAAGCCGTGGCTTCATCCCTGGGGCTGACCCGACCAGTGCTCTGCGCCAGGGGCGGAGCACTGCTGAATCTCGCGCCTCTTCAGCAGGCCGTGGATGCGTCCTTACGCCAGCGTCAGCTGGAGGCGCACTGGGACGACCGGAGTGGAGACGCCTGCGATGGAGCGCTCACCCTGGCGCTAGAAAGCTGCTGA
- a CDS encoding IctB family putative bicarbonate transporter — protein MDEAQAPPPLLLRWQGLLPASDQQRRRLSWLASILLMVLLAGLPFLTRTGLGLVVLACGALWILWASVSQPQRIGAISAWVLLFLGIAVLATGFSPVPVAAAKGLIKLLSYLGVYALMRQLLAERPEWWDRLVAALLGGEVLTSVMALRQLYGPTEELARWADPNSVTAGTIRIYGPLGNPNLLAGYLVPILPLALIALIRWRGWGARCYAAVALGLGAAATLFTYSRGGWLGMLAALGVLVLLLVLRAIRSWPTLWRRLVPIALLVLAGLSLAIAVTQVEPVRTRVASLLAGRGDSSNNFRINVWLAAIEMIQDRPWLGIGPGNAAFNAIYPLYQQPKFNALSAYSVPLELLVETGIPGLIAALGLAGASVRNGLKALRSTSALALPWLGCLAAIAGLLIQGATDTIFFRPEVQIIGWFCLATLSQVGQTTKTAQANR, from the coding sequence ATGGATGAGGCTCAGGCCCCACCACCTCTGTTGCTGCGCTGGCAAGGACTCCTGCCCGCTAGTGATCAGCAGCGCCGTCGCCTGAGCTGGTTGGCAAGCATCCTGCTGATGGTTCTCCTCGCTGGACTTCCCTTCCTCACCCGAACGGGGCTGGGATTGGTGGTCCTCGCCTGCGGAGCGCTGTGGATCCTTTGGGCCAGCGTGAGCCAACCGCAGCGCATCGGTGCCATCAGCGCCTGGGTGCTCCTGTTCCTAGGCATCGCCGTGCTCGCCACGGGCTTCTCTCCTGTTCCGGTTGCTGCAGCGAAAGGCTTGATCAAGCTGCTCAGCTACCTCGGCGTGTACGCCCTGATGAGACAGCTGCTGGCCGAGCGTCCCGAGTGGTGGGACCGACTCGTCGCCGCCCTGCTCGGCGGCGAAGTGCTCACCAGTGTGATGGCTCTACGCCAGCTCTACGGACCCACCGAGGAGCTGGCTCGCTGGGCCGACCCCAACTCCGTAACAGCGGGCACGATCAGGATCTACGGCCCCCTAGGCAACCCCAATCTGCTGGCGGGATACCTGGTTCCCATCCTGCCGTTGGCACTCATTGCCTTGATCCGCTGGCGGGGCTGGGGAGCACGCTGCTACGCCGCTGTGGCCCTGGGGTTGGGAGCAGCAGCCACCTTGTTCACCTACAGCCGCGGTGGCTGGCTAGGCATGCTCGCGGCCCTCGGCGTGCTGGTGCTGCTGCTCGTGTTGCGTGCCATCCGCAGCTGGCCAACCCTGTGGCGACGTCTCGTCCCCATCGCCCTGCTTGTGCTGGCTGGTTTGAGCTTGGCTATCGCCGTCACGCAGGTGGAGCCCGTCCGCACGCGGGTCGCCAGCCTGCTGGCTGGACGAGGCGATAGCTCCAACAACTTCCGCATCAACGTGTGGTTGGCCGCAATCGAGATGATTCAAGACCGCCCCTGGCTGGGCATCGGGCCAGGCAACGCCGCATTCAATGCCATTTACCCCCTGTACCAACAGCCCAAGTTCAATGCCCTCAGCGCCTATTCCGTCCCCCTGGAACTCCTTGTTGAAACGGGCATTCCAGGCCTGATCGCCGCTCTTGGATTGGCTGGAGCCAGCGTTCGCAACGGCCTCAAGGCTTTGCGCTCAACGTCTGCTCTGGCGTTGCCCTGGCTGGGATGCCTTGCCGCGATCGCCGGGCTGCTCATCCAAGGCGCCACGGACACCATTTTCTTCCGGCCAGAAGTGCAAATCATCGGTTGGTTTTGCCTGGCAACCCTGAGTCAGGTCGGCCAGACCACCAAGACCGCCCAGGCCAACCGATGA